In Chitinivorax sp. PXF-14, a single window of DNA contains:
- the fur gene encoding ferric iron uptake transcriptional regulator produces MSKASDLKDIGLKATAPRLKILNLFETAGQRHMSAEDVYRLLLAENLDIGLATVYRVLTQFEQAGLLVRHHFESGKAVFELNQGGHHDHLVCVKCGKVEEFFDPEIEKRQDAIADRHGFTIESHSMYLYGLCANCTPQKAK; encoded by the coding sequence ATGAGCAAAGCCAGCGACCTGAAAGACATCGGCCTCAAGGCCACCGCACCGCGCCTGAAGATCCTCAATCTGTTCGAGACCGCAGGGCAACGTCACATGTCTGCAGAAGATGTCTACAGGCTGCTGCTGGCCGAGAACCTCGACATCGGCCTGGCCACGGTCTACCGCGTGCTGACCCAGTTCGAGCAGGCGGGTCTGCTGGTGCGCCATCACTTCGAATCCGGCAAGGCCGTGTTCGAACTCAACCAGGGCGGCCATCACGACCACTTGGTATGCGTGAAATGCGGCAAGGTCGAGGAGTTCTTCGATCCGGAAATCGAGAAACGCCAGGACGCCATTGCCGACAGACATGGTTTCACGATCGAATCCCACTCGATGTACCTGTACGGCCTGTGCGCAAACTGCACCCCCCAGAAGGCCAAGTAA